A genomic segment from Chitinophaga niabensis encodes:
- a CDS encoding ExbD/TolR family protein, whose amino-acid sequence MNLRRRKKGSAELHSGALNDILFILLLFFLIVSSLANPNVIKLMLPKAKSNTKAKQTVVVSIDAHQQFFVGTNKVNFEQLKETLVPKLSPNEVDPTIVINAEETVPIGVVVSVMQIARELGAKTVLGTANPQSAAAKK is encoded by the coding sequence ATGAATTTGCGGAGGCGTAAAAAAGGATCGGCAGAATTACATAGCGGAGCATTGAACGATATCCTGTTCATTCTCCTGTTGTTCTTTCTGATCGTGTCATCACTGGCCAATCCCAACGTTATCAAACTAATGTTGCCGAAGGCCAAAAGTAATACCAAAGCAAAGCAGACTGTTGTAGTGAGCATCGATGCACATCAGCAGTTTTTTGTGGGCACCAATAAAGTGAATTTTGAACAATTGAAGGAAACATTGGTTCCTAAGTTATCTCCCAACGAAGTAGATCCTACTATCGTGATCAATGCGGAAGAAACAGTACCTATCGGGGTAGTGGTGAGTGTGATGCAGATCGCCAGGGAATTGGGGGCTAAAACAGTATTGGGAACGGCCAACCCACAGAGCGCAGCAGCTAAAAAATAG
- the prmC gene encoding peptide chain release factor N(5)-glutamine methyltransferase gives MTIQTAFAGLVAAITPLYDNREAANIAHLVMEHITGLGKLDRVFHKDSDLSAPQEAQYQQAMTALLEHRPVQHITGKSWFYGMELLVNEQVLIPRPETEELVEWILLDHPAQPAWRLLDIGTGSGCIPIALKKQWPAADMWAMDVSPSALAIATKNAGLQHTPIRFIPQDVLATDASKVLPSLNIIVSNPPYIRESERANMQEQVEAFEPSIALFVPDNDPLLFYRRIARLAKEKLEHGGKLYFEINEALGKEVVEMLEEEGFREAKLKQDMFGKDRMVRAVKK, from the coding sequence ATGACGATTCAAACTGCATTTGCCGGACTAGTGGCTGCGATTACACCATTGTACGATAACCGGGAAGCCGCCAATATAGCGCATCTCGTGATGGAACATATTACCGGATTAGGAAAACTGGATCGTGTTTTCCATAAAGACAGCGACCTTTCTGCACCCCAGGAGGCACAATATCAGCAGGCAATGACCGCTTTGCTGGAACACAGGCCTGTGCAGCATATTACTGGCAAAAGCTGGTTCTATGGCATGGAGCTGCTGGTGAACGAACAGGTATTGATCCCCCGTCCGGAAACAGAAGAACTGGTAGAATGGATCCTGCTGGACCATCCCGCCCAACCCGCCTGGCGTTTGCTGGACATTGGCACCGGCAGTGGCTGCATTCCCATTGCCCTTAAAAAACAGTGGCCAGCAGCAGATATGTGGGCCATGGACGTAAGCCCCAGCGCATTGGCCATCGCTACTAAAAATGCAGGGCTGCAACATACGCCTATCCGTTTTATTCCGCAGGATGTGCTGGCTACTGATGCATCAAAAGTATTGCCATCTTTAAACATCATCGTCAGCAATCCTCCTTATATCCGTGAATCCGAACGTGCGAATATGCAGGAGCAGGTAGAAGCTTTTGAACCTTCTATCGCTTTGTTTGTACCCGATAATGATCCCTTATTATTTTACCGGCGGATAGCCCGCCTGGCAAAAGAAAAGCTGGAACACGGCGGAAAATTGTATTTCGAGATCAACGAAGCGCTGGGTAAAGAAGTAGTGGAAATGCTGGAGGAGGAAGGCTTTAGGGAGGCCAAACTCAAACAGGATATGTTTGGGAAAGACCGGATGGTGAGGGCGGTAAAAAAATAA
- the fmt gene encoding methionyl-tRNA formyltransferase, with protein sequence MRIIFMGTPEFAVASLDALVQNGYNVVAVVTAPDKPAGRGLQLQQSEVKQYALSRNIPVLQPEKLKNPDFIEELRSYKADLQVVVAFRMLPEIVWDMPPLGTINVHASLLPQYRGAAPINWAVINGESVSGVTTFKLQHAIDTGNILFTVEVPIREDETAGELYAELMTAGAGVLLKTVAALKEGNAPELVQNNIPESELKHAPKIFKEDCKIKWEDTVDNIYNLIRGLSPYPTAFTLLNDKTLKIFKAEKEHTKHAHALGSVHTDQKTFLKFAADGGYISLVELQLEGKKKMGVVEFLRGYRF encoded by the coding sequence ATGAGGATAATTTTCATGGGTACGCCCGAATTTGCCGTTGCTTCCCTGGATGCGCTCGTTCAGAACGGATACAATGTGGTAGCTGTGGTTACAGCTCCTGATAAGCCCGCCGGCAGAGGTTTGCAGTTACAGCAAAGTGAAGTAAAGCAATATGCGCTGAGCAGGAACATTCCTGTATTGCAGCCGGAGAAACTGAAGAACCCTGATTTCATTGAAGAATTGCGTTCCTACAAAGCAGACCTGCAGGTGGTGGTGGCTTTTCGTATGTTGCCGGAAATTGTGTGGGATATGCCGCCATTGGGAACGATCAATGTACATGCATCCTTACTGCCACAATACCGTGGCGCGGCTCCTATTAACTGGGCTGTTATCAACGGGGAATCTGTATCCGGCGTTACTACTTTCAAATTACAACATGCTATCGATACCGGAAATATCCTTTTTACCGTGGAAGTTCCTATCCGTGAAGATGAAACTGCCGGGGAATTATATGCCGAATTAATGACAGCAGGCGCAGGTGTATTGCTGAAAACCGTGGCTGCTTTGAAAGAAGGGAATGCGCCGGAACTTGTGCAGAACAACATTCCTGAAAGCGAATTGAAACATGCACCGAAGATCTTCAAGGAAGATTGTAAAATTAAGTGGGAAGATACGGTGGACAATATCTATAACCTCATACGCGGGCTGAGCCCGTACCCTACAGCCTTCACCTTATTGAATGATAAAACATTGAAGATCTTTAAAGCGGAGAAAGAACATACGAAACATGCGCATGCATTGGGTTCTGTACATACAGATCAGAAAACTTTCCTCAAGTTTGC
- a CDS encoding FKBP-type peptidyl-prolyl cis-trans isomerase — protein sequence MQQVKTGDTVRVHYHGRLENGDTFDKSEGKAPLEFKVGTGSVIKGFDNGVLDMKVGEKKTLNIPVEEAYGPKSDELIMEFPKANIPADLNPEVGMELQMSNPQGQVFPVRVAAVGAEFITLDANHPLAGEPLIFDIELVEIV from the coding sequence ATGCAACAAGTAAAGACCGGTGATACCGTTCGGGTGCACTATCACGGCCGTTTAGAGAATGGTGACACCTTTGATAAATCCGAAGGGAAAGCTCCCTTGGAATTCAAAGTGGGAACCGGTTCTGTGATCAAAGGTTTCGATAACGGAGTTCTGGATATGAAAGTGGGGGAGAAAAAGACCCTGAACATCCCTGTAGAAGAAGCATATGGCCCCAAGAGCGATGAGTTGATCATGGAGTTCCCCAAGGCTAATATTCCTGCTGATCTGAATCCCGAAGTAGGCATGGAATTACAAATGAGCAATCCTCAGGGCCAGGTGTTCCCTGTAAGAGTGGCTGCCGTTGGAGCAGAGTTTATCACACTGGATGCTAACCATCCGCTGGCTGGTGAACCACTGATCTTCGATATTGAACTGGTAGAGATCGTTTAA
- the ribD gene encoding bifunctional diaminohydroxyphosphoribosylaminopyrimidine deaminase/5-amino-6-(5-phosphoribosylamino)uracil reductase RibD, whose amino-acid sequence MVSISHEFFMQRCVDLSQTGMGAVAPNPMVGSVLVHEGRIIGEGFHRVYGQAHAEVNCINSVPEELQSLIPKATMYVSLEPCAHHGKTPPCADLIIARKIPKVVVGCVDTFSAVAGKGIQRMKDAGIEVITGVLEEACRAVNRRFFTFHEKKRPYIILKWAQSADGFIAPPDGQPVRISNPYTDRLVHQWRTREMAIMVGKHTALKDDPKLTARLWPGRQPLRIVIDRRLEVPGHYQLHSEEAPTIFVSEDTFDFSKDIIPQLLTRLHADNIQSMIVEGGAHLLQQFIDNVWDEARVITGKHALGGGLPAPVLHNALLQEELEVQGDLISMYTSST is encoded by the coding sequence ATGGTAAGTATTTCACACGAATTTTTTATGCAACGTTGTGTCGATCTGTCACAAACAGGTATGGGTGCTGTGGCTCCCAATCCTATGGTGGGATCTGTGCTCGTGCATGAAGGCAGGATCATTGGAGAAGGTTTTCATCGTGTATACGGGCAGGCACATGCAGAAGTGAATTGCATCAATAGCGTACCGGAGGAATTACAATCCCTGATCCCCAAAGCTACCATGTACGTGAGCCTGGAACCTTGCGCCCATCATGGTAAAACCCCTCCCTGCGCAGATCTGATCATTGCAAGAAAGATCCCAAAGGTAGTGGTGGGTTGCGTGGATACTTTTTCTGCAGTAGCAGGTAAAGGTATTCAACGCATGAAAGATGCTGGGATAGAAGTGATCACCGGTGTACTGGAAGAAGCCTGCAGAGCAGTGAACCGCCGCTTTTTTACTTTTCATGAAAAGAAAAGGCCTTACATCATTTTAAAGTGGGCGCAGTCTGCAGATGGTTTTATTGCTCCCCCGGATGGCCAGCCCGTAAGGATCTCCAATCCTTATACCGACCGGCTCGTACATCAATGGCGTACAAGGGAAATGGCCATTATGGTAGGTAAACATACTGCATTGAAAGATGATCCTAAGTTAACGGCACGTCTCTGGCCAGGCAGGCAACCATTGCGTATTGTGATCGACCGGCGTTTGGAGGTTCCGGGGCATTATCAGTTGCATAGTGAAGAAGCACCCACTATTTTTGTGTCAGAAGATACATTTGATTTCAGTAAGGATATTATTCCGCAACTCTTAACCCGCCTGCATGCAGATAATATTCAAAGTATGATCGTGGAAGGAGGCGCGCATTTATTACAGCAGTTTATAGATAACGTTTGGGACGAAGCCCGGGTGATCACCGGAAAACATGCACTGGGTGGTGGTTTGCCGGCACCGGTATTGCATAATGCATTATTGCAGGAAGAACTGGAAGTACAGGGAGATCTCATTTCCATGTATACTTCATCAACTTAA
- a CDS encoding MotA/TolQ/ExbB proton channel family protein, producing the protein MLLGLVTFMQDSLLLPKADTVAAGVNAAAATAQEIRLWDMIVKGGPLMIPLGILSVIAVYVFVERFITIQKAGKLEDNFMPMIRDHITSDNINAARSLSKNTNSPIARMIDKGIQRIGKPIDNIEKSMENVGKLEIYKMEKNLVILAIVAGIAPMFGFLGTIAGMIQTFFNISQTSDITLSTIAGGIYVKMVTSAAGLIIGLVAYIGYSYLNAQIDKVINKMEATTGEFIDLMQTPTK; encoded by the coding sequence ATGTTGCTAGGACTCGTTACGTTTATGCAGGACTCTCTTTTACTCCCCAAAGCGGACACTGTGGCCGCGGGTGTAAATGCAGCAGCTGCCACAGCTCAGGAGATCAGGTTATGGGATATGATCGTGAAAGGTGGACCCCTGATGATCCCATTGGGTATCCTTTCTGTAATTGCGGTATATGTATTCGTTGAAAGGTTCATCACCATTCAAAAGGCAGGAAAGTTAGAAGATAACTTTATGCCCATGATCCGTGATCACATCACCTCTGATAATATCAATGCCGCCCGTTCTTTATCCAAGAATACCAACAGCCCCATTGCACGGATGATCGATAAAGGCATCCAGCGCATTGGTAAACCTATCGACAATATTGAGAAATCAATGGAGAACGTAGGTAAGCTGGAAATATATAAAATGGAAAAGAACCTGGTGATCCTGGCCATCGTGGCAGGTATTGCTCCTATGTTCGGTTTCCTTGGTACCATCGCAGGGATGATCCAGACCTTCTTCAATATCTCCCAGACATCAGATATCACACTCAGCACTATCGCCGGTGGTATCTATGTGAAAATGGTTACCTCTGCCGCAGGTCTGATCATCGGGCTCGTTGCCTATATTGGTTACAGTTACCTGAATGCACAGATCGATAAAGTGATCAATAAAATGGAAGCCACCACCGGCGAGTTTATTGATCTAATGCAAACACCGACGAAATAA
- a CDS encoding DUF6786 family protein codes for MRKCILYGALFLMACGQRTQQQEQTQQTDKKETITRPDNFGADVAFLKEYVETVILTDSTSKAAIAIVPAWQGRVMTSTAAGNDGRSLGWLNHDLIASKKTQPHINAYGGEDRFWLGPEGSQNSFYFAPGDTFDLAHWQVPAALDTEPFKLISKTKGTVTFERDIQLTNYKGHVFDIKATRTITLIARRDVRNYIGVDLHKNVQAVAFHSANTISNTGHHKWDTAYGMPSIWILGMFVAAEKNTVMIPVRNGGTVNDHYFGKVPEERLQANEKIVYFKADGKYRSKIGLKQHAGYNYLGSYDAVHKLLTIVQFTLPTTAQRYVNSSWGIQSFPFNGDAINAYNDGPPVEGQPQLGNFYELESSSPAAALKPGGSMEHYHRTIHLSGDDKHLDPIVKKVFGVTLAEIKKAL; via the coding sequence ATGAGAAAATGCATCCTCTATGGCGCCCTGTTTTTGATGGCCTGCGGCCAACGTACTCAGCAACAGGAGCAGACACAACAGACTGATAAGAAAGAAACGATCACCCGGCCCGATAATTTCGGGGCAGATGTTGCATTCCTGAAAGAATATGTGGAAACGGTGATATTAACGGATAGTACCAGCAAAGCGGCGATTGCAATTGTACCGGCCTGGCAGGGAAGGGTGATGACCAGTACGGCTGCGGGTAATGATGGAAGAAGTCTTGGCTGGCTGAACCACGACCTGATCGCTTCTAAGAAAACACAGCCTCATATTAATGCATATGGCGGGGAGGATAGATTCTGGCTGGGACCGGAAGGCAGTCAGAACAGTTTCTATTTTGCGCCGGGAGATACATTTGACCTTGCACACTGGCAGGTACCTGCAGCATTGGATACGGAACCATTTAAGCTGATCTCCAAAACAAAGGGGACTGTTACATTTGAGCGGGATATCCAACTCACCAATTACAAAGGCCATGTATTTGATATCAAAGCTACCCGTACTATTACACTTATAGCGCGCAGGGATGTAAGGAATTACATTGGCGTTGACCTTCATAAAAATGTGCAGGCAGTGGCTTTTCATTCAGCCAATACCATTAGTAATACAGGGCACCACAAATGGGATACAGCTTATGGCATGCCATCTATCTGGATACTGGGTATGTTCGTAGCGGCTGAGAAAAATACGGTGATGATACCAGTGCGTAATGGTGGCACCGTAAATGATCATTATTTCGGGAAAGTACCGGAGGAGCGTTTACAGGCAAACGAAAAGATCGTGTACTTTAAAGCAGACGGGAAGTACCGTAGTAAGATAGGGTTGAAACAGCATGCCGGTTATAATTACCTCGGGAGTTATGATGCAGTACATAAGCTGCTGACCATTGTACAATTCACGTTGCCCACTACTGCACAACGGTATGTGAATTCATCCTGGGGCATACAGTCATTCCCCTTCAACGGTGACGCCATCAATGCCTATAACGATGGGCCTCCTGTTGAAGGCCAGCCACAGCTGGGCAATTTCTATGAACTGGAAAGCTCCTCTCCTGCCGCGGCATTAAAACCTGGCGGCAGTATGGAACATTATCACCGCACCATTCATCTCAGTGGGGATGATAAACACCTTGATCCTATTGTAAAAAAAGTATTCGGGGTTACTTTAGCGGAGATCAAAAAAGCACTATAG
- the pepT gene encoding peptidase T, with product MDKNYAYSVTERFLRYVQIDTQSDPLSTTFPSTAKQKDLAKLLVNELLEIGITDAVTDEFGYVYATIPATTTKEVPVICLCAHMDTAPDCSGTNVKPIVHKAYNGEDIILPDDTTQVIRTKDHPYLQGKIGDDIITASGNTLLGADNKAGVAEIMDAASYLLQHPEIKHGKIRILFTPDEEVGRGVQHVNMEQLGARFGYTMDGGELGSLEDETFAADGVKISIQGVSVHPGTAKGKLVSAIKVAAEIVSALPKDILSPETTEDRQGFIHPVRIEGMVEKAEIEFIIRDFTAAELEGHEFYLRKIMESTVARHPGATATMKVTEQYRNMKEVLDKHPQVVANAEEAIKRAGIKLERMSIRGGTDGSRLSFMGLPCPNIFTGEMALHSKQEYVSVQDMQKAVNTIIELVQVWEERS from the coding sequence ATGGATAAAAATTATGCTTATTCGGTAACAGAACGCTTCCTGCGTTATGTTCAGATAGACACGCAGTCAGATCCGCTCAGCACCACATTCCCTTCCACAGCAAAGCAGAAAGACCTGGCAAAGCTGCTGGTAAATGAATTACTGGAGATAGGTATCACAGATGCGGTAACAGACGAATTCGGATATGTGTATGCTACGATCCCCGCTACTACTACAAAAGAGGTGCCCGTGATCTGCCTTTGCGCACACATGGATACCGCCCCTGATTGCAGCGGTACCAATGTGAAACCAATTGTGCACAAGGCCTACAATGGGGAGGACATTATCCTGCCGGATGATACCACACAGGTGATCCGCACAAAAGATCATCCATATCTCCAGGGGAAAATAGGAGACGATATTATCACCGCCAGCGGCAATACCTTGCTGGGCGCGGATAATAAAGCAGGCGTGGCAGAGATCATGGATGCCGCATCTTATCTCCTACAGCATCCCGAAATAAAACATGGAAAGATCCGCATCCTCTTCACGCCGGATGAAGAAGTAGGCCGTGGTGTACAACATGTGAACATGGAACAGCTGGGCGCACGGTTTGGTTACACCATGGATGGCGGAGAATTGGGATCACTGGAAGATGAGACCTTTGCTGCAGATGGAGTGAAGATCAGTATCCAGGGTGTGAGTGTACATCCTGGTACAGCAAAAGGCAAACTGGTGAGCGCCATCAAAGTAGCGGCGGAAATAGTGAGCGCATTGCCAAAAGATATCCTCTCTCCCGAAACCACAGAAGACCGCCAGGGGTTTATTCATCCCGTACGTATAGAAGGCATGGTGGAAAAAGCAGAAATAGAATTCATCATCCGGGATTTTACCGCAGCAGAACTGGAAGGGCATGAATTTTACCTGCGTAAGATCATGGAAAGCACGGTAGCCCGCCATCCCGGCGCCACAGCCACTATGAAGGTCACAGAGCAATACCGTAATATGAAAGAGGTGTTGGATAAACATCCGCAGGTAGTGGCCAATGCTGAGGAAGCTATCAAACGCGCAGGCATCAAACTGGAAAGAATGAGCATCCGCGGCGGTACCGATGGTTCCCGCTTGTCGTTTATGGGCCTGCCCTGCCCCAATATCTTTACAGGAGAAATGGCCCTGCACAGCAAACAGGAGTATGTAAGCGTGCAGGATATGCAGAAAGCAGTGAACACCATTATCGAGCTTGTACAGGTCTGGGAAGAGAGAAGTTGA
- a CDS encoding IMPACT family protein, whose product MEVYYTIEKTAVAEFKDKGSKFLAYAYPVKTTDQVKECLQEVKKEHPKATHHCYAYRLGTDGLQFRAVDDGEPSGSAGKPILGQIDSKQLTDVMVVVVRYFGGTLLGVPGLINAYKMSCAMVLQLIPAVQKNVEAKYRLVFDYTILNDVMMVVKQNNCTVLKQDIQLFCEMEIGIPKSSRDLTLLRLKDIYNLEIKNL is encoded by the coding sequence ATGGAAGTTTACTATACAATAGAAAAAACAGCAGTAGCGGAATTCAAGGATAAAGGAAGTAAATTCCTCGCATATGCCTACCCCGTTAAAACAACAGACCAGGTAAAAGAGTGCCTGCAGGAAGTAAAGAAAGAACATCCCAAAGCAACACATCATTGTTATGCCTACCGCTTAGGAACAGATGGCCTGCAATTCCGTGCAGTGGATGATGGAGAGCCTTCCGGTTCTGCCGGTAAACCCATCCTGGGGCAGATTGACAGTAAGCAGCTAACGGATGTAATGGTAGTAGTGGTTCGTTATTTTGGCGGAACATTACTCGGTGTGCCAGGCCTTATCAATGCATACAAGATGTCCTGCGCTATGGTGCTGCAGCTTATCCCGGCTGTGCAAAAGAATGTGGAGGCAAAATACCGCCTTGTATTTGATTATACGATCCTGAACGATGTGATGATGGTAGTGAAACAAAATAACTGCACCGTATTGAAACAGGATATCCAGCTCTTTTGCGAAATGGAGATAGGTATACCTAAGTCCAGCCGGGACCTTACCCTGCTGCGGTTAAAGGATATCTACAATCTTGAAATAAAAAACCTATAG
- a CDS encoding MFS transporter, with amino-acid sequence MTSFLVPRRRRWFIIFIIFLAIVFNYFDRQIVSILKPVIKDEYHLGDEGYALILNIFTVCYAIMYPVSGWLVDKFGAKKVMFAGIIGWSVACIGGGISRTFGQFTFFRGLLGMAEPTNFPAQLKVIAVWFPGKLRATANSLCVAGSSIGAIIAPPLVAWLAITYNWHTVFIVAGVTGLIIALLWIIIYKAPPPGVASAAVEITASAFTWRQLWTRKSLWGILLIRLVSDPVWYFCLFWLPGYLQEESGLSLVQMGMFGWIPFLVADLGAIGTSIWSDAMVRKGKAPLKARKIMLSSVAIVAPLCMLTPYLKHPFATLLIFSIVAVACLSWLFTISVVIAEAFPVKNVASVLGIAGGFGALGAVLFNYFTGQFMGTIGAEKVFIAMAFLHPIAVLILWTMVKQEKPKIS; translated from the coding sequence ATGACCTCTTTTTTAGTTCCACGAAGAAGGCGCTGGTTTATAATCTTCATTATATTCTTAGCGATCGTATTCAATTATTTCGACAGGCAGATCGTGTCTATACTCAAACCGGTCATTAAAGACGAGTATCATTTAGGCGATGAAGGTTATGCACTCATTCTGAATATATTCACGGTTTGTTATGCTATCATGTATCCCGTATCGGGCTGGCTGGTAGATAAGTTCGGCGCAAAGAAAGTGATGTTTGCGGGAATTATAGGATGGTCTGTTGCCTGTATTGGTGGCGGCATCTCCAGGACCTTTGGTCAGTTTACTTTTTTCCGCGGCCTGCTGGGCATGGCAGAACCCACCAATTTCCCCGCACAATTAAAAGTGATTGCAGTTTGGTTTCCCGGTAAGCTGAGGGCTACGGCTAACAGTTTATGTGTGGCCGGAAGTTCAATAGGCGCCATCATTGCACCACCTCTCGTAGCCTGGCTGGCTATTACCTATAACTGGCATACTGTTTTTATCGTAGCTGGTGTAACAGGTTTGATCATCGCGCTTTTGTGGATCATTATTTATAAAGCGCCGCCTCCCGGTGTAGCGTCTGCAGCAGTAGAAATAACAGCGTCAGCTTTCACCTGGAGACAGTTATGGACCAGGAAAAGTCTCTGGGGCATTTTACTGATCCGTTTGGTAAGTGATCCCGTTTGGTATTTCTGTCTTTTCTGGCTGCCGGGATATTTACAGGAAGAATCCGGACTATCCTTAGTACAGATGGGCATGTTCGGATGGATCCCATTTTTAGTGGCAGACCTTGGTGCCATTGGTACTTCCATATGGTCTGATGCAATGGTGAGGAAAGGGAAAGCACCATTAAAAGCACGTAAGATCATGTTGAGCAGTGTAGCTATTGTAGCACCGCTTTGCATGTTAACGCCTTACTTAAAACATCCCTTTGCCACCTTGCTCATCTTCAGTATTGTAGCTGTAGCCTGCTTAAGCTGGTTATTTACGATCAGCGTGGTAATTGCAGAAGCCTTTCCCGTAAAGAATGTAGCGAGTGTTTTAGGTATTGCAGGAGGTTTTGGTGCATTGGGTGCAGTGCTGTTTAATTATTTCACCGGTCAGTTCATGGGAACGATCGGTGCGGAAAAGGTCTTCATAGCTATGGCCTTCTTACATCCCATAGCCGTATTGATCCTGTGGACAATGGTAAAACAAGAGAAACCTAAAATATCATAG